The Triticum aestivum cultivar Chinese Spring unplaced genomic scaffold, IWGSC CS RefSeq v2.1 scaffold111456, whole genome shotgun sequence genomic sequence CGGCTTCGGTGGCACGGGCTTCTTGTGGTGGAAGTGCTCGATGATGTGCTTCTTGATCGGCCCGAGCAGGGTCGCCGACGCACACTCTGGCGATGCCAACACGTTGGTCTTGGCGCCGGCGACAACGCCGAAGGTGGTGCCCTCGGACACCGGCGCGATCTTGGATGGCTCCTTGCCGAGGCACGGCGTGTTGGAGGCAGCGCTGTGGAGCTGAGCGACGCAGTCGGCACCGTGGAGGTCGGCGGCCAGGGGCACGCTGAAGGCGCCGGTGCGGTCGAGGGCACCCACCGCCTTGCTCTCGTAGTCGCCGTGGACGCTCTTGCACTTGATCGCCACCTGAAGACCTGGGGTACGTTCATGGCAGAACAATGGTGATAAGCGTCAACCCAGCAATGCCACACAATGGAGTAGCACATCAGCGCTTAC encodes the following:
- the LOC123177545 gene encoding proline-rich protein 4, yielding MAAPRALVLGVLLLIAVSNTEAASVVVGMAKCADCTRKNMKAEEAFKGLQVAIKCKSVHGDYESKAVGALDRTGAFSVPLAADLHGADCVAQLHSAASNTPCLGKEPSKIAPVSEGTTFGVVAGAKTNVLASPECASATLLGPIKKHIIEHFHHKKPVPPKPEPKPQPHPDYGPVPKPEPKPQPHPDYHPIPPTPTYGGSGGGGGYHGHH